A section of the Deltaproteobacteria bacterium genome encodes:
- a CDS encoding COX15/CtaA family protein, which translates to MNADTSKSRKLFMALGITVASAYILMVVGTFVTSTGSGLGCPDWPLCHGTVAPPLEMQVWFEWGHRLLGALTGFLILYSTFVIWKSYKGTSLYLMLGVGGLLVAAVLFGGLIVHTEAPLLESFTHVLIISSHLLIAVVVFTLLIFVLRSVGPLGEDAGTGAYALIFTAIFMQVVVGIFVRYSSATLACPDFPLCHGSIIPDIMSQKIVLQVLHRAVAFSVLALAVVLFVRSVRKEKSANARGLLFTIALIVLQGAFGAAVVFSSMFLPFIILHGATGFFLMGWLAYKSAPYFLMRSGAAAEQRSHIVGAEAL; encoded by the coding sequence ATGAACGCAGATACATCCAAATCAAGAAAGCTCTTTATGGCGCTTGGCATAACGGTCGCCAGCGCTTACATACTGATGGTAGTGGGCACGTTCGTTACATCGACGGGCTCGGGGCTCGGGTGCCCGGATTGGCCGCTTTGCCACGGCACAGTTGCACCGCCCCTTGAGATGCAGGTGTGGTTTGAGTGGGGGCACCGTCTCCTTGGCGCCCTTACCGGGTTCCTTATACTCTATAGCACCTTCGTGATATGGAAGAGCTATAAGGGAACTTCGCTCTACCTCATGCTCGGTGTTGGAGGTCTGCTCGTTGCCGCCGTGCTCTTTGGCGGCCTTATCGTGCACACCGAGGCCCCGCTTCTCGAGAGCTTCACGCATGTGCTCATTATTTCGTCGCATCTACTGATAGCCGTGGTGGTCTTTACGCTCCTTATATTTGTGTTAAGGAGCGTCGGCCCCCTTGGCGAGGATGCCGGCACAGGCGCGTACGCGCTCATCTTTACGGCGATATTCATGCAGGTCGTTGTGGGGATATTTGTGAGGTACTCAAGCGCAACACTTGCGTGCCCGGACTTCCCGCTCTGCCACGGCTCGATAATACCTGACATCATGAGCCAGAAGATAGTGCTTCAGGTGTTGCACCGCGCGGTCGCCTTTAGCGTCTTGGCGCTCGCAGTGGTGCTCTTTGTGCGCTCTGTGCGCAAGGAGAAGTCAGCGAACGCAAGAGGGCTTCTCTTTACTATTGCCCTCATAGTGCTTCAGGGCGCGTTTGGCGCTGCAGTAGTGTTCTCAAGCATGTTTTTGCCGTTCATTATACTGCACGGCGCAACAGGGTTTTTCCTTATGGGATGGCTCGCGTACAAGTCGGCCCCGTACTTTCTTATGAGGTCTGGGGCCGCGGCCGAACAGCGAAGCCACATCGTGGGGGCCGAGGCCCTATGA
- a CDS encoding cbb3-type cytochrome c oxidase subunit I: MSEKKGFSLKEWIFTTDHKRVGILYLIGSLAAFAVAGIMAVLIRLELWNVGPTITDNPSAYNTWLYFHGAAMILGFQIPALTGFLANYLIPLQIGARDVAFPRLNALSVWLFFMGIVLALLTFVIPDPPDIMWTGYPPYSIVSPGNTAFYTFTVLLIGFSSIAGGVNFLTTIIKMRAPGMGWNQMNLFVWGTMGAFIIQLIFVPVLGTAVTMLTFDKYLGTQFFSAIAGGDVLIYQNLFWFYSHPAVYVIFLPFFTIIMEIVATFAKNRPFNYKVAVYGGIWVIVLISGEVWAHHLYTSGLVDWLRVGQMVTTLLISVPVGLMVISLVGTLYKGAITVKTPMLYAIGFIFLFLVGGLTGIPLAMLPLDINFQDTQFVTAHFHYVMAVSGTFAIFAAVYYIFPKMTGKMYNETWGWIGFFVSFIGVNITFFTMFIPGLEGLPRRYYDYELYSQFVGHQQLMTIGGFIIGLGAVIIYLNWIIGAIAGKKAPGNPWGSKSLEWQTPQTPPAHGNWGPELPKLSKDWTPYNYSE; encoded by the coding sequence TGTATCTCATAGGTTCGCTCGCTGCTTTTGCAGTGGCCGGCATCATGGCCGTGCTGATAAGGCTCGAGCTCTGGAACGTGGGGCCGACAATCACCGATAACCCCAGCGCATATAATACGTGGCTATACTTCCACGGAGCCGCGATGATTCTGGGTTTCCAGATACCCGCGCTTACCGGGTTCCTCGCAAACTACCTGATACCGCTTCAGATAGGGGCAAGGGACGTTGCATTCCCGAGGCTTAATGCGCTTAGCGTGTGGCTCTTCTTCATGGGCATAGTGCTCGCACTCCTGACATTCGTCATCCCTGACCCGCCAGATATTATGTGGACAGGGTATCCGCCGTATTCGATAGTATCGCCTGGCAACACGGCCTTCTATACATTTACGGTTCTTTTAATCGGCTTCTCGTCCATAGCCGGAGGCGTGAACTTCCTCACAACAATCATCAAGATGAGGGCCCCGGGCATGGGATGGAACCAGATGAACCTCTTTGTGTGGGGCACGATGGGCGCTTTCATAATACAGCTCATCTTCGTTCCGGTGCTTGGCACTGCGGTGACGATGCTGACCTTCGATAAGTACCTCGGCACGCAGTTCTTTAGCGCCATAGCAGGTGGAGACGTGCTTATATACCAGAACCTCTTCTGGTTCTATTCGCACCCTGCGGTGTACGTCATATTCCTGCCGTTCTTTACAATCATAATGGAGATAGTGGCGACCTTCGCAAAGAACAGGCCCTTTAACTATAAGGTCGCGGTCTACGGCGGCATCTGGGTAATAGTGCTTATAAGCGGAGAGGTTTGGGCGCACCACCTCTACACAAGCGGCCTTGTCGACTGGTTAAGAGTAGGGCAGATGGTAACGACACTTCTAATCAGCGTGCCGGTTGGCCTGATGGTTATAAGCCTTGTCGGTACTTTATACAAGGGGGCTATAACCGTAAAGACCCCTATGCTCTACGCTATAGGGTTCATATTCCTGTTCCTTGTCGGAGGCCTGACAGGTATTCCGCTTGCCATGCTTCCGCTTGACATCAACTTCCAGGATACTCAGTTCGTGACTGCGCACTTCCACTACGTCATGGCCGTGTCCGGGACATTTGCCATCTTCGCGGCCGTATACTACATATTCCCGAAGATGACCGGGAAGATGTACAACGAAACGTGGGGCTGGATAGGTTTCTTTGTGAGCTTCATAGGCGTGAATATCACCTTCTTTACGATGTTCATTCCCGGGCTCGAGGGGCTTCCGAGAAGGTATTATGATTATGAGCTCTATTCCCAGTTCGTGGGGCATCAGCAGCTAATGACGATTGGCGGCTTTATAATAGGCCTTGGAGCGGTGATTATCTATCTTAACTGGATAATCGGCGCAATAGCGGGTAAGAAGGCTCCCGGTAATCCGTGGGGCTCGAAGTCCCTTGAGTGGCAGACGCCGCAAACGCCGCCTGCGCACGGCAACTGGGGTCCGGAACTTCCCAAACTCTCCAAGGACTGGACGCCGTATAACTACTCAGAGTAA